In Clostridium omnivorum, the DNA window GTCAGGAGAAATTCCAGTTTTCTATCCAGAAGTACATGGTCCTCAGGGCTTAGGACCAATTATACCTAAAATACCTGCTATTACTCCCAAGGAGAATTTTTTAGAAGTAACAAATTTAATCGAGCAGTATAAGGATGAATTAATCATAGTTGCTACTGGCCGATTAACTTCTTTATCCACACTATTTATTTTATATGGTGATTTGATGAAACATATAAAAGCCTACTATATCATGGGTGGCGCATTTTTAGTACCTGGCAATGTTACTCCTCTAGCCGAAGCTAACTTCTATGGAGATCCCTTAGCTGCAAATATTGTTATGAGTAATGCAAAAAATGCTAATGTCTTTCCCTTAAATGTTACCATGAGAGCATTAGTAATACCTGCCGAGGTAAACTATATAAATCAAAAAGGAAATATAAAGATAATCAAGCCTATGATTGACTATTACTATAACTTTTATCAAAAGCATTACCCAAATATACAAGGT includes these proteins:
- a CDS encoding nucleoside hydrolase, whose amino-acid sequence is MNKKVLFFGDIGVDDALAIIYAHLSSQIDIVGIVSEYGNAPRNVTFRNAHYLLGLLGKSDIPVFTGAERPLSGEIPVFYPEVHGPQGLGPIIPKIPAITPKENFLEVTNLIEQYKDELIIVATGRLTSLSTLFILYGDLMKHIKAYYIMGGAFLVPGNVTPLAEANFYGDPLAANIVMSNAKNANVFPLNVTMRALVIPAEVNYINQKGNIKIIKPMIDYYYNFYQKHYPNIQGSPMHDALAMSAVINDTIFRFVKLPVQVDTCNSISKGQSVADFRPFPEGPTNQLPQNIAYDFDYNQFINSFLTVMTRPLAK